One Hydrogenophaga crassostreae genomic region harbors:
- a CDS encoding IS30 family transposase codes for MKQRPRIYYSDSQKALMWEHWKQGWTLHEIGKLFDRAHTSVLKIIAETGGFRPAQRLRASRALTLAEREEISRAMVAGQSIRSTAARLGRAPSTIGREIKRNGGSEGYRANQADEAAWKRARRPKRCKLVEYRALARIVADKLRMLWSPEQIAGWLKHTYPSDESHHVSHETIYRSLFIQARGALKKELLEHLRRTRRMRRSRHYTQKTAIHGRIVDAVSISERPACVEDRAVPGHWEGDLVFGNGKSQIATLVERQTRCVMLVKLDGKDSQTVVNALIKNARKLPQELYKSLTWDRGTEMHAHKQFTMATDIQVYFCDPKSPWQRGSNENTNGLLRQYLPKGMDISGFSQLQLNAIARQLNERPRKTLGFHTPAEMFSECVALTS; via the coding sequence ATGAAACAGCGGCCACGGATCTACTACTCGGACAGCCAGAAGGCCTTGATGTGGGAGCATTGGAAACAAGGCTGGACGCTTCATGAGATCGGAAAGCTCTTCGATCGTGCCCATACGTCGGTGCTCAAAATAATTGCGGAGACAGGTGGATTCCGGCCGGCACAGCGATTGCGTGCATCAAGAGCATTGACTCTGGCGGAGCGCGAGGAGATCTCGCGAGCGATGGTGGCAGGCCAATCGATTCGATCAACAGCAGCGCGTTTAGGGCGTGCACCATCGACGATCGGCCGGGAAATCAAGCGCAATGGAGGCAGTGAGGGCTACCGTGCAAATCAGGCCGATGAAGCGGCTTGGAAGCGAGCGCGGCGCCCAAAGCGCTGCAAGTTGGTTGAGTACCGTGCCTTGGCTCGAATCGTTGCTGATAAGTTGCGCATGCTCTGGTCGCCGGAACAAATCGCAGGTTGGCTAAAGCATACTTATCCGAGCGACGAGAGCCATCACGTGTCACACGAAACCATCTACCGCAGTCTGTTCATTCAAGCGCGTGGCGCCTTGAAGAAGGAGTTGCTGGAGCACCTGAGACGTACCCGCAGGATGCGTCGATCTCGTCACTACACGCAGAAGACCGCAATTCACGGACGGATCGTGGATGCTGTTTCGATCAGCGAGCGGCCTGCTTGCGTCGAAGACCGTGCGGTGCCAGGCCACTGGGAGGGAGACCTGGTGTTTGGCAATGGCAAGAGCCAGATCGCGACGTTGGTCGAGCGTCAAACGCGATGCGTGATGTTGGTGAAGCTGGATGGCAAGGACTCGCAGACGGTCGTCAACGCGCTCATCAAGAACGCCCGAAAACTGCCGCAAGAGCTCTACAAATCATTGACCTGGGATAGAGGCACGGAGATGCATGCGCACAAGCAATTCACCATGGCGACCGACATCCAGGTCTACTTCTGTGATCCAAAAAGTCCTTGGCAACGCGGAAGCAACGAGAACACGAATGGGCTGCTCAGGCAGTACCTGCCCAAGGGTATGGATATCTCGGGTTTCTCACAGCTGCAGCTCAACGCAATCGCGAGACAATTGAACGAGAGGCCGCGCAAGACGCTCGGCTTCCATACACCCGCTGAGATGTTCAGCGAATGTGTTGCGTTGACCAGTTGA
- a CDS encoding PKD domain-containing protein, translated as MNHTPIAPSSSARRPWSALLLKGLAAGALALSLSGCIPIPIIEYSPSEPEAGETVTFDGVGTIVSNVPEDTVAASYRWDFGDGKKGSGSAPTHVYENAGAYQVTLTVVDSAGRVGESQETVTVSEATVTTTSESDTTSSSTSDTATTTSDSTTTTDDSSTTATVTK; from the coding sequence ATGAACCACACGCCAATCGCCCCTTCTTCCTCCGCCCGCCGCCCCTGGAGCGCTCTGCTGCTCAAAGGCCTGGCAGCAGGCGCACTGGCCCTCTCACTCTCGGGTTGCATCCCGATCCCGATCATCGAGTACAGCCCCTCCGAGCCCGAGGCGGGCGAGACGGTCACCTTCGACGGCGTGGGCACCATTGTGTCCAACGTGCCCGAAGATACCGTTGCCGCAAGCTACCGCTGGGACTTTGGCGACGGCAAGAAGGGCAGCGGCTCCGCGCCCACACACGTCTATGAAAACGCAGGCGCCTACCAAGTGACACTGACCGTGGTTGACAGCGCGGGGCGTGTGGGCGAGAGCCAGGAAACAGTCACCGTCAGCGAGGCGACTGTGACAACCACCTCGGAGAGCGATACCACCAGTTCGTCCACATCCGATACCGCGACCACCACATCAGACAGCACCACAACAACCGACGATTCGTCTACGACCGCGACCGTCACCAAGTAA
- a CDS encoding PAS domain-containing sensor histidine kinase, translated as MSKPRAPSPLPTTPMEGVDESTWMDVIQKMDEVYTRLIDDEVELEKKNSELEQSQQFIFSVLTSMSDVLLVCDASGLIEQVNAALCELVGRDESALRGSEIGSLLADDSSRTLAKAAIADAPRTGEVIELNLLDAQGQAVSVDANCTPRMGSDGRCVGTVWVGRPTAELKRAYHEMRAAHDALKRTQQQLLHSEKMASLGQLVAGVAHELNNPISFVLGNVHALRKYCDRLRSYMEALHAQATEPELHALRKQLRIEHILNDLPSLIEGTLEGAQRTADIVHGLKRFSAMDSEERVPVNLVEIVDRAIHWVQKGRSQPPRVHWDSCTAVTVLGSAGQLQQVMMNLLQNAFDAVDGQGDGGTASVWVRLTQATDDTVRVSVRDDGPGIAPEHMLRIFDPFFTTKPVGKGTGLGLSISYGIVEQHGGTLTAINSEQGGAELSLVLPAIHCDKYTGLGFDSAS; from the coding sequence ATGAGCAAGCCCAGAGCACCCAGTCCCCTGCCCACGACGCCCATGGAAGGTGTGGACGAATCAACTTGGATGGACGTGATCCAAAAGATGGATGAGGTGTACACGCGCCTCATCGACGACGAGGTGGAGCTTGAGAAAAAGAACTCCGAACTGGAGCAGTCGCAGCAATTCATCTTCAGTGTGTTGACATCGATGTCCGATGTGCTGCTGGTCTGTGATGCAAGTGGATTGATCGAGCAGGTCAACGCGGCGTTATGTGAACTGGTGGGGCGCGACGAATCAGCGCTGCGCGGCTCAGAGATTGGCAGCCTGTTGGCCGACGACAGCAGCAGGACTCTGGCAAAAGCGGCCATCGCCGATGCGCCACGCACCGGCGAAGTCATTGAGCTCAATTTGCTCGACGCCCAGGGTCAGGCCGTGTCAGTAGATGCAAATTGCACACCACGCATGGGCAGCGACGGGCGGTGCGTTGGCACGGTGTGGGTCGGACGCCCAACGGCAGAGCTCAAACGTGCGTACCACGAGATGCGAGCTGCTCACGATGCCCTGAAACGCACCCAGCAACAACTGCTTCACTCGGAAAAGATGGCCTCGCTTGGGCAGTTGGTGGCCGGTGTGGCCCATGAGCTCAACAATCCCATCAGTTTCGTACTGGGCAATGTGCACGCCTTGCGCAAGTATTGCGACCGACTGAGGTCGTACATGGAGGCCCTGCATGCACAAGCCACAGAACCCGAATTGCATGCTTTGCGCAAACAATTGCGTATCGAACACATCTTGAACGATTTGCCTTCGTTGATCGAAGGAACGTTAGAGGGTGCTCAGCGCACCGCCGATATCGTGCACGGATTGAAGCGTTTCTCAGCCATGGATTCCGAGGAGCGCGTGCCGGTGAACTTGGTGGAGATAGTTGATCGCGCCATACACTGGGTGCAAAAAGGGCGATCGCAACCGCCTCGGGTGCATTGGGACTCGTGCACAGCAGTAACCGTTTTGGGCAGTGCAGGGCAACTTCAACAGGTGATGATGAACTTGCTGCAAAATGCATTTGACGCAGTGGACGGGCAAGGAGATGGTGGCACGGCTAGCGTCTGGGTAAGGCTGACACAGGCAACAGATGACACCGTTCGAGTCTCGGTCCGCGACGACGGACCGGGAATTGCGCCAGAGCATATGTTGCGGATTTTTGATCCATTTTTCACCACCAAACCCGTCGGCAAAGGCACAGGCTTAGGGCTGTCGATCAGCTATGGCATTGTCGAACAGCACGGTGGGACGCTCACTGCTATTAACTCAGAACAAGGTGGGGCAGAGCTTAGCTTGGTGCTGCCAGCAATTCATTGCGACAAATATACCGGCTTGGGTTTCGACTCGGCATCCTAA
- a CDS encoding DMT family transporter, whose protein sequence is MTPSQTPTPGNLRSIVAMVIAVGCFALMDAVLKALSARYPVLQIATLRALCGLPLVLAYISLRRAWHTVWRIRWPLHVLRGGLGIAMLALFTTGVRELPLSATYTLFFIAPLLITALSVPVLKERVPAAHWWAIGIGFLGVLIALQPRGKDLQEGLFTAGGLAVLGAAACYSVAAIAGRLSSRTDSTESMILWMMVIVAIGAGAMAAPSWVHVPLDEAPLLLALGLSGFGGQLAITEAFRHGQASAVAPFEYTALAWGVGLDWVVWKTLPEAHTWLGAAIIIASGVYIVTREKRITEIHANAERP, encoded by the coding sequence ATGACCCCCTCACAAACCCCCACACCTGGCAACCTGCGCAGCATCGTCGCGATGGTGATCGCTGTGGGTTGCTTTGCGTTGATGGACGCCGTGCTCAAAGCGCTCTCGGCGCGCTACCCCGTGTTGCAGATCGCCACACTCCGGGCCTTGTGCGGCCTGCCCCTGGTCCTGGCCTACATCAGTCTGCGGCGTGCCTGGCACACCGTCTGGCGCATCCGCTGGCCGCTGCATGTCTTGCGCGGCGGACTGGGCATTGCGATGCTCGCCTTGTTCACGACTGGCGTGCGCGAGCTGCCGCTTTCAGCCACATACACCCTGTTTTTCATCGCCCCGCTGTTGATCACGGCACTGTCAGTTCCCGTGCTGAAAGAGCGCGTGCCCGCCGCGCACTGGTGGGCCATTGGCATCGGATTCTTGGGCGTGTTGATCGCGCTGCAGCCCCGCGGCAAAGACCTTCAGGAAGGCTTGTTCACCGCCGGAGGGCTGGCGGTGCTGGGCGCCGCCGCCTGCTACTCGGTCGCAGCGATCGCCGGCCGTCTGTCCAGCCGCACCGACTCCACCGAAAGCATGATTCTGTGGATGATGGTGATCGTGGCGATCGGTGCGGGTGCGATGGCGGCACCCAGCTGGGTGCACGTTCCGCTCGACGAAGCGCCTCTGTTGCTGGCGCTGGGCCTGAGCGGCTTTGGCGGTCAGCTCGCGATCACAGAAGCCTTTCGCCACGGCCAGGCCTCCGCCGTGGCCCCGTTCGAATACACAGCCCTGGCCTGGGGCGTTGGCCTGGACTGGGTGGTCTGGAAGACACTGCCAGAAGCCCACACCTGGCTGGGCGCCGCCATCATCATCGCCAGTGGCGTCTACATCGTGACCCGCGAAAAACGCATCACCGAAATCCACGCCAACGCAGAGCGCCCTTGA
- a CDS encoding TetR/AcrR family transcriptional regulator, which produces MARPKSASHDLKREEILEVAAQCFARQSFPAASMNHIAAACGTSKARLYHYYESKEAILLDLLDQYTQRLLALIGEAEARAQRKNLSEREALNELVRAFLAEYQNSATRHVALVSDTKFLGEAQRELILNRQRDVVAAFTRFLKRAYPDRVTPTNQTALTMMLFGMINWTFTWLRPGGSMSYDAFADEVVAVLERGLG; this is translated from the coding sequence ATGGCCCGTCCCAAATCTGCCTCCCACGACCTCAAGCGCGAAGAAATTCTGGAGGTTGCTGCGCAATGCTTTGCGCGCCAGAGTTTTCCTGCCGCCAGCATGAACCACATTGCGGCCGCCTGTGGCACCAGCAAGGCGCGCCTCTACCACTACTACGAGAGCAAAGAGGCCATTTTGCTGGACTTGCTCGACCAATATACGCAGCGCCTGCTGGCCTTGATTGGTGAGGCAGAAGCGCGCGCCCAGCGCAAGAATCTCAGCGAGCGCGAGGCCTTGAACGAGCTGGTACGGGCTTTTCTGGCGGAGTATCAAAACTCGGCCACGCGCCATGTGGCCCTGGTGTCGGATACGAAGTTTTTGGGTGAAGCCCAGCGCGAACTGATCTTGAATCGGCAGCGAGACGTGGTCGCCGCCTTTACCCGTTTTCTCAAACGCGCCTACCCCGACCGCGTGACGCCCACGAACCAGACCGCGCTGACCATGATGTTGTTTGGCATGATCAACTGGACGTTCACCTGGCTGAGGCCTGGCGGGTCCATGAGCTACGACGCTTTTGCGGACGAGGTCGTCGCTGTTCTGGAGCGAGGTCTCGGCTGA
- a CDS encoding LysR substrate-binding domain-containing protein, translated as MSLPVNHPRSRPISVGHLRAFDAVARHLNFRAAAEELSLTQSAVSRQIQALEDEVGAALFLRHTRAVELTSAGTHLLRASGAALERIDAAVRQIRQSAGRKSVAITTWASFASMWLIPRMEAFQREHPDIDIRIDASDAALDLSTSDVDLALRYAVPASVPSSAIRLFGEQLTPVISPWLLRDRPLKSISDLTQHTLIEAGDAHRTRHLEWLTWQRWLDAFAPAQTEALAGRSRATKPKFSPKRWLYFNYAHQIVQAALTGQGVALARMPLVAQSLANGDLVEALPQTRMDSPLAYWMMKPPRGTERPEVKAFCDWLLREAAATREAIGEVPDPDTVDHMD; from the coding sequence ATGTCACTTCCCGTCAACCATCCCCGCTCTCGCCCGATCTCTGTTGGCCATTTGCGCGCCTTCGATGCGGTCGCGCGCCACCTCAACTTTCGCGCTGCGGCTGAAGAGCTGTCGCTCACCCAGAGCGCTGTCAGTCGCCAGATTCAGGCGCTGGAAGACGAGGTGGGTGCAGCCCTGTTTCTGCGCCACACAAGGGCCGTGGAGCTCACCAGCGCAGGCACGCATTTGCTGCGCGCCAGTGGTGCCGCGCTGGAGCGCATTGATGCGGCGGTACGCCAGATTCGGCAAAGCGCCGGGCGCAAAAGCGTGGCCATCACCACATGGGCATCTTTTGCCTCGATGTGGTTGATTCCACGCATGGAAGCCTTTCAGCGGGAACACCCTGATATCGATATCCGCATTGATGCCTCAGACGCGGCGCTCGACCTGTCCACCTCCGATGTCGATCTGGCCTTGCGCTATGCCGTGCCGGCCTCGGTACCCAGCAGCGCCATTCGCCTGTTCGGCGAACAGCTCACCCCGGTCATCAGCCCCTGGCTGTTGCGCGACCGCCCACTCAAGAGCATCAGCGACCTCACCCAGCACACCCTGATCGAAGCTGGCGACGCCCACCGCACCCGGCATCTCGAATGGCTGACCTGGCAGCGCTGGCTTGACGCGTTTGCCCCTGCTCAAACGGAAGCGCTGGCAGGCAGGTCGCGGGCAACCAAACCCAAGTTTTCGCCCAAGCGCTGGCTGTATTTCAACTACGCCCACCAGATCGTGCAGGCCGCCCTCACGGGCCAGGGCGTGGCACTGGCCCGCATGCCGCTGGTGGCCCAGAGTCTGGCGAATGGCGATCTGGTGGAAGCGCTGCCGCAAACCCGCATGGACTCGCCCCTGGCCTACTGGATGATGAAACCACCGCGTGGCACCGAACGCCCCGAGGTCAAAGCTTTTTGCGACTGGTTGCTGCGCGAAGCCGCCGCCACCCGGGAGGCGATTGGCGAAGTACCAGACCCCGATACGGTGGACCACATGGATTGA
- a CDS encoding MBL fold metallo-hydrolase, with the protein MSKAFASQADLEDKKITFEQLSPHCWAYTAEGDPNSGVIIGEKYIMVSDATATPAMANDLIAQIRKVSDKPIKYVLLTHYHAVRVLGASAYAAEGATEVIASRGTYELIVERGAQDMQSEMERFPRLFRGADSVPGLTWPTMVIGDGKPGRQGSLEIDLGGVKVHIWHPGAGHTRGDTIAWVESEKVLFSGDLVEYEAGVYTGDAQLEEWPTTLEALRELKAEYIVPGRGEAMKGNADVNKALDYTKRWVTTLFQAGKEAAAADMDLKTAMAHTRKSMDPVFGHVFIYEHCLPFDVSRAYDEAKGIKNPRIWTAERDKEMWAALQG; encoded by the coding sequence ATGAGCAAAGCTTTCGCTTCCCAGGCCGATCTCGAAGACAAAAAGATCACCTTTGAACAACTCAGCCCCCATTGCTGGGCCTACACCGCCGAGGGTGACCCGAATTCCGGCGTCATCATCGGTGAAAAATACATCATGGTCAGCGACGCCACGGCCACGCCCGCCATGGCCAATGACCTGATCGCCCAGATCCGCAAAGTCAGCGACAAGCCGATCAAATACGTGTTGCTCACCCATTACCACGCGGTGCGTGTGCTGGGCGCCAGCGCCTATGCCGCAGAAGGCGCGACCGAAGTCATCGCCAGCCGTGGCACCTATGAACTCATCGTTGAACGCGGCGCGCAAGACATGCAAAGCGAAATGGAGCGCTTCCCGCGCCTGTTCCGTGGTGCTGACAGCGTGCCGGGCCTGACCTGGCCGACCATGGTCATTGGCGATGGCAAACCGGGCCGCCAGGGCAGCCTGGAGATCGATCTGGGTGGCGTGAAAGTGCACATCTGGCACCCGGGCGCTGGCCATACCCGCGGCGACACCATTGCCTGGGTCGAGTCCGAGAAGGTGCTGTTCTCAGGCGACCTGGTTGAATACGAAGCCGGCGTCTACACCGGCGACGCCCAGCTCGAAGAGTGGCCAACCACGCTGGAAGCACTGCGCGAGTTGAAGGCTGAATACATCGTGCCGGGTCGCGGCGAAGCCATGAAAGGCAACGCCGATGTGAACAAGGCGCTCGATTACACCAAGCGCTGGGTGACCACGCTGTTCCAGGCTGGCAAAGAAGCCGCCGCAGCCGATATGGACCTGAAAACCGCCATGGCTCACACGCGCAAGAGCATGGACCCGGTGTTTGGCCACGTGTTCATCTACGAACACTGCTTGCCGTTCGACGTGAGCCGGGCTTACGACGAAGCCAAAGGCATCAAAAACCCGCGCATCTGGACGGCTGAACGCGACAAGGAAATGTGGGCGGCCTTGCAGGGATAA
- a CDS encoding TfoX/Sxy family protein, whose translation MVKPITDPFVLHACELLSCVGPCVAKRMFGGWGISVDGMNIAIIAGDELYLKSNPQTEPQWLAAGGHAFEFVTKDKTIKVRYHTPPDEALESPGLMLPWARLALEAAVAARKPKPRPRKR comes from the coding sequence ATGGTCAAACCCATCACCGATCCTTTCGTGCTCCATGCATGTGAGCTGCTTTCCTGCGTGGGCCCCTGCGTGGCCAAGCGCATGTTTGGCGGCTGGGGCATTTCGGTGGATGGCATGAACATCGCCATCATTGCCGGCGACGAGCTCTACCTCAAATCCAACCCGCAAACCGAACCACAGTGGCTGGCCGCGGGGGGCCACGCCTTTGAGTTCGTCACCAAAGACAAGACCATCAAAGTCAGGTACCACACACCACCCGATGAAGCGCTTGAGTCTCCCGGGTTGATGCTGCCTTGGGCGCGGCTGGCGCTGGAAGCGGCCGTCGCAGCCAGGAAACCCAAACCGCGTCCCAGGAAGCGTTAG
- a CDS encoding nickel-dependent hydrogenase large subunit, which produces MSRLLVGPFNRVEGDLEVALDIADGRVSSAQVNATMYRGFEQILQGKEPHDALVYVPRICGICSVSQSVASARALADLGGITMPPNGQHATNVILSNENLADHLTHFYLFFMPDFARPVYAGHAWHAEAVRRFSPDYGEQVRAATAARQRWLTIMGTLGGKWPHTQSIEPGGSTRAIDSAERVRLLAKVREFRSFLERQLFAAPLEAVASLPNEEALWNWHAQDPLAGDLRFFLTLVRDLSLQSLGQGPGRYLSYGAYAQPDGSWALPGGVWRADSARLDVLDAAAITEDATHAWLAEGGKGPLHPLSGITRPEPDKRGAYTWNKAPRLAGEVVETGAIARQLAGGQSLVRDAVAHHGGTVYTRVLARLIELARVVPMVEDWLQGIRPGEAFCVPSSLPEDGRGVGLGEAARGSLGHWIVVQRGRIANYQIVAPTSWNFSPRDAAGTPGALEQALVNASVLDGEKTPISVQHIVRSFDPCMVCTVH; this is translated from the coding sequence ATGAGCAGGCTGCTCGTCGGCCCATTCAACCGAGTCGAAGGCGATCTCGAGGTCGCCCTCGATATCGCCGATGGTCGCGTGAGCTCGGCGCAAGTCAATGCCACGATGTACCGTGGATTCGAGCAGATATTGCAAGGCAAGGAACCACACGATGCGCTGGTTTATGTCCCGCGGATCTGCGGCATCTGCTCGGTGTCGCAGTCGGTGGCTTCGGCCCGCGCACTGGCCGATTTGGGGGGCATCACCATGCCACCCAACGGTCAGCATGCGACCAACGTGATCCTTTCCAATGAAAATCTGGCCGACCACCTGACGCATTTCTACCTGTTCTTCATGCCCGACTTTGCCCGTCCGGTGTACGCAGGCCACGCCTGGCATGCCGAGGCGGTGCGGCGGTTTTCTCCCGATTACGGCGAACAGGTGCGCGCAGCCACGGCAGCACGTCAGCGCTGGCTCACCATCATGGGCACGCTGGGAGGCAAATGGCCACACACCCAATCCATCGAGCCAGGCGGGTCCACCCGTGCCATTGATAGCGCCGAGCGCGTGCGGCTGCTCGCCAAGGTGCGCGAGTTTCGCAGTTTCCTGGAACGTCAGCTTTTCGCGGCTCCACTGGAAGCGGTGGCCTCGCTTCCCAACGAAGAAGCACTGTGGAACTGGCACGCGCAAGACCCGCTGGCAGGCGACCTGCGTTTTTTCCTGACGTTGGTGCGCGACCTGTCATTGCAGTCATTGGGGCAGGGACCGGGCCGCTATCTGAGCTATGGCGCTTATGCACAGCCCGACGGAAGTTGGGCTTTGCCTGGCGGCGTGTGGCGTGCGGATTCGGCGCGGCTGGATGTATTGGACGCTGCAGCCATCACGGAAGACGCTACCCACGCCTGGTTGGCGGAGGGCGGAAAAGGCCCCCTACACCCATTGTCTGGCATCACACGCCCTGAACCTGACAAGCGGGGTGCCTATACATGGAACAAGGCGCCACGCTTGGCTGGCGAGGTGGTGGAGACAGGGGCCATCGCGCGCCAATTGGCGGGGGGGCAGTCTTTGGTGCGAGACGCTGTGGCGCACCATGGCGGCACGGTCTATACCCGTGTGTTGGCTCGCCTGATCGAATTGGCGCGCGTGGTGCCTATGGTCGAAGACTGGCTTCAAGGCATACGGCCCGGCGAGGCTTTTTGCGTGCCCTCCAGTCTGCCCGAAGACGGACGTGGGGTGGGTTTGGGCGAAGCCGCTCGGGGCAGTCTCGGGCACTGGATCGTGGTGCAACGCGGGCGTATTGCCAACTACCAGATCGTGGCCCCCACCAGCTGGAATTTTTCACCACGCGATGCTGCGGGTACACCCGGAGCGCTGGAGCAAGCCTTGGTGAATGCATCTGTGCTGGATGGCGAAAAAACGCCCATTTCGGTACAACACATTGTTCGCTCTTTTGATCCTTGCATGGTCTGCACCGTCCATTGA
- a CDS encoding hydrogenase small subunit, translating into MNVLWLQSGGCGGCSMSLLCADTTDFQGHLRDGGIQLLWHPSLSLASGEEVIELLDALAAGNTLLDVLCVEGSLLRGPNGTGRFHMLAGTGLPMIDWVKRLAARAKHVMAVGSCAAWGGITAGGNNPTDACGLQFEDDQLGGLLGAAFRSGSGLPVINVAGCPTHPSWITDTLMALAANTFNAEDLDPLNRPRSYADQLVHHGCTRNEYYEFKASAEKPSDLGCMMEHMGCKGTQVHADCNIRLWNGEGSCTRGGYACIACTEPGFQEPGHPFHETPKLAGIPIGLPTDMPKAWFVALASLSKSATPKRVKNNAVADHLVVRPAVRKTRLK; encoded by the coding sequence ATGAACGTCCTCTGGCTACAGTCCGGCGGCTGTGGTGGTTGCAGCATGTCGCTGCTGTGCGCCGACACCACCGATTTTCAGGGCCACTTGCGCGATGGCGGCATCCAACTGTTGTGGCACCCTTCATTGTCGCTGGCCAGTGGCGAAGAGGTGATCGAGTTGTTGGACGCGCTTGCAGCAGGCAACACGTTATTGGATGTGTTGTGTGTGGAGGGATCCTTGTTGCGTGGCCCCAACGGCACCGGCCGGTTCCACATGCTGGCGGGCACTGGCCTGCCCATGATCGATTGGGTCAAGCGCCTCGCGGCGCGCGCAAAACACGTGATGGCGGTCGGCAGCTGTGCAGCCTGGGGCGGGATCACCGCCGGTGGCAACAATCCCACCGACGCCTGCGGTCTGCAATTCGAAGACGATCAATTGGGTGGCTTGCTCGGTGCAGCGTTCCGCAGCGGCAGCGGCTTGCCAGTGATCAATGTGGCGGGTTGCCCCACGCACCCGAGCTGGATCACCGACACCCTTATGGCGTTGGCCGCGAACACCTTCAACGCCGAAGACCTCGACCCGCTGAACCGTCCGCGTTCCTATGCCGACCAGCTGGTTCACCACGGCTGCACCCGCAACGAATACTATGAATTCAAGGCCAGCGCGGAGAAGCCCTCTGATCTGGGTTGCATGATGGAACACATGGGCTGCAAAGGCACGCAAGTGCATGCGGATTGCAACATCCGACTGTGGAATGGCGAAGGCAGCTGCACACGTGGCGGCTACGCCTGCATCGCTTGCACGGAACCTGGCTTCCAGGAGCCCGGTCACCCGTTTCACGAAACACCCAAGCTCGCCGGGATCCCGATTGGCCTGCCCACCGACATGCCCAAGGCCTGGTTCGTGGCGCTGGCATCGTTGTCCAAGAGCGCAACACCCAAACGCGTCAAGAACAACGCCGTAGCCGACCACTTGGTGGTCAGACCGGCCGTGCGCAAAACGCGTCTGAAATGA